The proteins below are encoded in one region of Holophagaceae bacterium:
- a CDS encoding ATPase, protein MSKPVYVGLDIGSSRTKVAVLDADRRLLGHAVKKSGTDFSVTAGICLDASLEMAGATRADIVNAVSTGYGKANVSFVTTENKTEIGCLANWCRHDSQGVITLIDIGGQDNKIVKLDQNGRRSSFKMNRKCAAGTGAFLEEMSYRLDVPLEDMDGLARASKEMVKLGSYCTVFSATEVLENIRNGKNVTDIVKGLFYSVIKRVLEMDQPTEKVVMTGGVVAHNAYIVEMAEEMLGRPVLRPDYPQLAGAMGAAIYAINEKGEAGSADPNSEGEML, encoded by the coding sequence ATGTCCAAGCCTGTCTATGTCGGTCTCGATATCGGGTCATCCAGGACCAAGGTGGCGGTTCTGGATGCCGATCGGCGGCTGCTTGGCCATGCGGTGAAAAAATCCGGAACCGATTTTTCGGTCACCGCGGGGATCTGCCTGGACGCTTCGTTGGAGATGGCCGGAGCCACGCGCGCCGACATCGTCAACGCCGTCTCCACGGGCTACGGCAAGGCCAACGTCAGCTTCGTCACCACGGAAAACAAGACCGAGATCGGCTGCCTGGCCAACTGGTGCCGGCATGACAGCCAGGGAGTCATCACCCTCATCGACATCGGCGGCCAGGACAACAAGATCGTCAAGCTGGACCAGAACGGGCGCCGCAGCAGCTTCAAGATGAACCGCAAATGCGCAGCCGGAACCGGGGCTTTTCTCGAAGAGATGTCCTACCGGCTGGACGTCCCGCTCGAGGATATGGACGGCCTGGCGCGGGCGTCCAAGGAAATGGTGAAACTCGGCAGCTACTGCACGGTCTTCTCCGCTACGGAAGTCCTGGAAAACATCCGCAACGGGAAGAACGTGACCGATATCGTCAAAGGACTGTTCTATTCGGTGATCAAGCGGGTCCTGGAGATGGACCAGCCCACCGAAAAAGTCGTCATGACCGGCGGCGTGGTGGCCCACAACGCCTACATCGTGGAGATGGCCGAAGAGATGCTCGGCCGCCCGGTGCTGCGTCCGGACTATCCGCAATTGGCGGGGGCCATGGGCGCCGCCATCTAC